In one Erinaceus europaeus chromosome 3, mEriEur2.1, whole genome shotgun sequence genomic region, the following are encoded:
- the FGFRL1 gene encoding fibroblast growth factor receptor-like 1 isoform X1 — translation MSPGPALLLLLLLLLLLGVLTPTAARGPPRMADKVVPRQVARLGRTLRLQCPVEGDPPPLTMWTKDGRTIHGGWSRFRVLPQGLKVKEVEREDAGAYVCKATNGFGSLSVNYTLIVMDDTSPSRGSLGPASPPGGQEDPAGMQWAQPRFTQPSKMRRRVIARPVGSSVRLKCVASGHPRPDITWMKDDQALTRLEAGEPRKKKWTLSLKNLRPEDSGRYTCRVSNRAGAINATYKVDVIQRTRSKPVLTGAHPVNTTVDFGGSTSFQCKVRSDVKPVIQWLKRVEYGAEGRYNSTIDVGGQKFVVLPTGDVWSRPDGSYLNKLLIARARPDDAGMYICLGANTMGYSFRSAFLTVLPDPKPPGPHVAPSPAASSLPWPVVIGIPAGAVFILGTVLLWLCQVRKPCAPALPTHRPPATSRARPGDKDLPAPALGPSPAAGLCEELGPPTAPLHKLYPKLYTDVHTHTHSHTHTHTHSHVDGKTHHQHVHYQC, via the exons ATGTCGCCGGGCCccgcgctgctgctgctgctgctgctgctgctgctgctgggggtCCTGACACCCACCGCCGCCCGAG GCCCCCCGAGGATGGCTGACAAGGTCGTTCCGCGCCAGGTGGCCCGGCTCGGCCGTACCCTGCGGCTGCAGTGCCCAGTGGAGGGGGACCCGCCACCACTGACCATGTGGACCAAGGATGGCCGCACCATCCATGGTGGCTGGAGCCGCTTCCGCGTGCTGCCCCAGGGCCTGAAGGTGAAGGAGGTGGAGCGTGAGGACGCAGGTGCCTACGTCTGCAAGGCCACCAATGGCTTCGGCAGCCTGAGTGTCAACTACACCCTCATCGTGATGG ATGACACCAGCCCAAGTCGGGGGAGTCTGGGGCCCGCCAGCCCCCCTGGCGGCCAGGAGGACCCTGCCGGCATGCAGTGGG cgcAGCCCCGCTTCACGCAGCCCTCCAAGATGCGGCGCCGGGTGATCGCCCGGCCCGTGGGCAGCTCCGTGCGGCTCAAGTGTGTGGCCAGTGGACACCCTCGGCCTGACATCACGTGGATGAAGGATGACCAAGCCCTGACTCGGCTGGAGGCTGGAGAACCCCGCAAGAAAAAGTGGACTCTGAGCCTCAAGAACCTGCGCCCGGAGGACAGTGGCAGGTACACCTGCAGGGTGTCCAACCGCGCGGGAGCCATCAACGCCACCTACAAGGTGGACGTGATCC AGCGGACCCGCTCCAAGCCGGTGCTGACAGGCGCGCACCCTGTGAACACCACGGTGGACTTCGGGGGCAGCACATCCTTCCAGTGCAAGGTGCGCAGCGACGTGAAGCCCGTGATCCAGTGGCTGAAACGCGTGGAGTACGGTGCTGAGGGCCGCTACAACTCCACCATCGACGTGGGCGGCCAGAAGTTTGTGGTGCTGCCCACTGGGGACGTGTGGTCGCGGCCGGACGGCTCCTACCTCAACAAGCTGCTCATAGCCCGTGCCCGGCCCGACGACGCCGGCATGTACATCTGCCTGGGTGCCAACACCATGGGCTACAGCTTCCGCAGTGCCTTCCTCACCGTGCTGCCAG ACCCCAAGCCGCCAGGGCCACACGTGGCACCCTCGCCCGCCGCCAGCAGCCTGCCCTGGCCCGTGGTCATCGGCATCCCGGCCGGGGCGGTCTTCATCCTGGGCACTGTGCTGCTGTGGCTCTGCCAGGTGAGGAAGCCGTGTGCGCCTGCCCTGCCCACGCACCGTCCGCCAGCCACCAGCCGAGCCCGCCCCGGGGACAAAGACCTGCCTGCGCCCGCCCTGGGCCCCAGCCCGGCCGCAGGGCtgtgtgaggagctggggccCCCCACCGCCCCCCTGCACAAGCTGTACCCTAAGCTCTACACAGacgtgcacacgcacacacactcacatacgcacacgcacacacactcacacgtggACGGCAAGACCCACCACCAGCACGTCCACTACCAATGCTGA
- the FGFRL1 gene encoding fibroblast growth factor receptor-like 1 isoform X2: MSPGPALLLLLLLLLLLGVLTPTAARGPPRMADKVVPRQVARLGRTLRLQCPVEGDPPPLTMWTKDGRTIHGGWSRFRVLPQGLKVKEVEREDAGAYVCKATNGFGSLSVNYTLIVMAQPRFTQPSKMRRRVIARPVGSSVRLKCVASGHPRPDITWMKDDQALTRLEAGEPRKKKWTLSLKNLRPEDSGRYTCRVSNRAGAINATYKVDVIQRTRSKPVLTGAHPVNTTVDFGGSTSFQCKVRSDVKPVIQWLKRVEYGAEGRYNSTIDVGGQKFVVLPTGDVWSRPDGSYLNKLLIARARPDDAGMYICLGANTMGYSFRSAFLTVLPDPKPPGPHVAPSPAASSLPWPVVIGIPAGAVFILGTVLLWLCQVRKPCAPALPTHRPPATSRARPGDKDLPAPALGPSPAAGLCEELGPPTAPLHKLYPKLYTDVHTHTHSHTHTHTHSHVDGKTHHQHVHYQC; this comes from the exons ATGTCGCCGGGCCccgcgctgctgctgctgctgctgctgctgctgctgctgggggtCCTGACACCCACCGCCGCCCGAG GCCCCCCGAGGATGGCTGACAAGGTCGTTCCGCGCCAGGTGGCCCGGCTCGGCCGTACCCTGCGGCTGCAGTGCCCAGTGGAGGGGGACCCGCCACCACTGACCATGTGGACCAAGGATGGCCGCACCATCCATGGTGGCTGGAGCCGCTTCCGCGTGCTGCCCCAGGGCCTGAAGGTGAAGGAGGTGGAGCGTGAGGACGCAGGTGCCTACGTCTGCAAGGCCACCAATGGCTTCGGCAGCCTGAGTGTCAACTACACCCTCATCGTGATGG cgcAGCCCCGCTTCACGCAGCCCTCCAAGATGCGGCGCCGGGTGATCGCCCGGCCCGTGGGCAGCTCCGTGCGGCTCAAGTGTGTGGCCAGTGGACACCCTCGGCCTGACATCACGTGGATGAAGGATGACCAAGCCCTGACTCGGCTGGAGGCTGGAGAACCCCGCAAGAAAAAGTGGACTCTGAGCCTCAAGAACCTGCGCCCGGAGGACAGTGGCAGGTACACCTGCAGGGTGTCCAACCGCGCGGGAGCCATCAACGCCACCTACAAGGTGGACGTGATCC AGCGGACCCGCTCCAAGCCGGTGCTGACAGGCGCGCACCCTGTGAACACCACGGTGGACTTCGGGGGCAGCACATCCTTCCAGTGCAAGGTGCGCAGCGACGTGAAGCCCGTGATCCAGTGGCTGAAACGCGTGGAGTACGGTGCTGAGGGCCGCTACAACTCCACCATCGACGTGGGCGGCCAGAAGTTTGTGGTGCTGCCCACTGGGGACGTGTGGTCGCGGCCGGACGGCTCCTACCTCAACAAGCTGCTCATAGCCCGTGCCCGGCCCGACGACGCCGGCATGTACATCTGCCTGGGTGCCAACACCATGGGCTACAGCTTCCGCAGTGCCTTCCTCACCGTGCTGCCAG ACCCCAAGCCGCCAGGGCCACACGTGGCACCCTCGCCCGCCGCCAGCAGCCTGCCCTGGCCCGTGGTCATCGGCATCCCGGCCGGGGCGGTCTTCATCCTGGGCACTGTGCTGCTGTGGCTCTGCCAGGTGAGGAAGCCGTGTGCGCCTGCCCTGCCCACGCACCGTCCGCCAGCCACCAGCCGAGCCCGCCCCGGGGACAAAGACCTGCCTGCGCCCGCCCTGGGCCCCAGCCCGGCCGCAGGGCtgtgtgaggagctggggccCCCCACCGCCCCCCTGCACAAGCTGTACCCTAAGCTCTACACAGacgtgcacacgcacacacactcacatacgcacacgcacacacactcacacgtggACGGCAAGACCCACCACCAGCACGTCCACTACCAATGCTGA